GGTGATCATCGTGGCGACGAAATATTTTTTGGAGCGGGGTTCGGAGGAGAGCCGGCCGGCACGCGGGCATTTGAAGAACCGGATACGCGATTTTATCCACGGCCATTCGTTGAGCATTTTTTTGGTGATTACGGGAATCGGGTGGTTGATCTTGTATGTGCGGATGGATGCGAATTCGCGCTGGGGCCAGGTGGTGGGAAATATCGTATCGGAGTGGGTGCAGACGCTGGGGCTGGTTTTGATGACGAAGTATATGCTGGAAAAAGGTTCGCGGGAGAGCAAGGAGTGTGAGTGAGGCATGGGCAGGTTAGAAAAATTTTTTAAATATTTTGAATCAAAATCCGCCGGGCGGTGTCTGTATTAGTAGGAACGAGCCGCGTAACGTAAGGGAAAATGGAGGTGGCTAATTCGGCAAGACCTCCGCGTATAACGCAATACCTCAATGCACATCCGCCAGCGGGCCTTGCTTGTACACGAAGGCCCACTTCTTTTTTTTAGGCAGAGCGGTCTTTTTAGTTTATGGCTTCGTTTCGGCTCAGTCGTGGGTCGCTGACCCACTCCTTCGCCGAAGCCTCGCCATAAATTAAAAATCCTCGCTCTGCGGCGCTGGATTGTTTCTCGTGATGCGCCAAGATGGAAATTTTACTGACGACGAAGCGAGCTATCACCGGCGCCAGGGTGCGAGCGAAAGTTTTTGTACGCGCAATTTTTGGCGCGCTAAAATTTTTCGGCGGGGGCGAGTCAGCGGTTGCGGGGACGGAAGAGGATGACTTTTTTATCAGTGCCTTCGACTTCGACGCTGTGGGTTTCGATGTCGGGGTCGTCTTTGATGGCGTTGTGGACGATGCGGCGGTCGAAGGCGCTCAAGGGTTCGAGTTCGACGACGTCACCCCAGCGGCGGACTTTTTCGGCGGCGTCTTTGGCTTTTTTGACGAGGGCATCGCGGGCTTGCGCGCGGTAGCCGCTCACGTCCACCATGACTTTGGGGCAGTTCGGGTCCTGCTGGAAGAGGAGGCGGTTGGTGATGTATTGGAGATCGGAGAGGGCCTGGCCCTGGCGGCCTATGAGGCGGCCGGAATCCTCGGTCTTCACGTCGAGGAAGGAGCCGTCTTCGAGCGCACTTTCCTCGACGGTGGCATCGAAGCCGAGGAGTTGCAAAAGTTTTTCGAGGGTGGCTTTGGGTTGCGCAGGCATAGTTTATTTTTGCCATTTTTGAATGGCGAACGTGGGGCCGTCAATTATTTCTTTTTTAAAGGGAAGCGGTTCGGTTTTCAGCAGCGGTATTTTAGCCGCGGAAGCCGGTGTCTTGCCAGACGTTGGCGGCGCCGGTTTTACCGGGGAGGGCGCGGAGGATGCGGTCGGTTTCCCAGCCGGGATGGCGCGAGGACATGGTGAGGACGGTTCCGTTGATGGCGACGATGGGTTGTTGGGCGGAGAAATATTTCATGGCTTCGTTCACGCCGCCCATGCCGTGGAAGTAGGCTTTGAAGTGGTAGTCGTGCCAGAAGATGACGCCTTGATCGGATAGTACCTGGAGGGCGACCATAGTATCGTTCATGACGGAGTG
This region of Verrucomicrobiia bacterium genomic DNA includes:
- a CDS encoding R3H domain-containing nucleic acid-binding protein, which produces MPAQPKATLEKLLQLLGFDATVEESALEDGSFLDVKTEDSGRLIGRQGQALSDLQYITNRLLFQQDPNCPKVMVDVSGYRAQARDALVKKAKDAAEKVRRWGDVVELEPLSAFDRRIVHNAIKDDPDIETHSVEVEGTDKKVILFRPRNR